One window from the genome of Sebastes umbrosus isolate fSebUmb1 chromosome 12, fSebUmb1.pri, whole genome shotgun sequence encodes:
- the LOC119499292 gene encoding sentrin-specific protease 5-like isoform X1 has product MLSCDPPSFTLISLSQMHRTQSHKAKCLKRKKRFLSSVKGVSHLSRRAKRRLCCKIQLWMWRKRREKCRFGLFRVKKRACGISSSPCLSLETQSQNNKVPTYHTSHLENSVRTTALVSPLRCDNGDSEDTLSGQNCLLKLCESVIVSETFTASSSLANLVMDTNFSAGNISQTVLAAMVPSQKTETLVQLSEHTHHLKRSHTVKPLLSTESDACGLTTHFKEPRTMVPAQRLEADGPSGQFTTVTPGQDQATNRDTDERITSKKTSQTDVSLLTKDIHEFLDDCYRIYGSFIPLQKRDVLRHLESKFNTDFSDRKKVIFSEVTKYRTVVVQKPVPSFQVVYKKHTLTLDDLSTLADQNWLNDQVMNMYGELIMESAHHKVHFLNSFFHKQLMTRGYDGVKRWTKQVDLFSKSLLLVPIHLEVHWCLVTADIVKKKICLYDSQGNALQKVARNILKYLMTEAKEKKQTDFLSGWVVSFNEIIPQQTNENDCGVFVLEYSRCLALSNPLQFSQKDIPKIRKRIYKELCDCKLHDQC; this is encoded by the exons ATGCTCTCATGTGACCCTCCATCGTTCACTCTGATCAGTCTCTCCCAGATGCACCGAACGCAGAGCCACAAAGCAAAATGCCTCAAGAGAAAAAAGCGATTCCTGTCTTCAGTCAAGGGAGTTTCTCATCTCTCCAGGCGTGCCAAGAGACGCTTGTGTTGTAAAATACAGCTTTGGATGTGGAGGAAACGGAGGGAGAAATGCCGTTTTGGGTTATTCAGAGTAAAGAAAAGAGcttgtgggatcagctccagcccctgCCTCAGCTTAGAGACACAATCACAGAACAATAAAGTCCCAACATACCACACATCACACCTAGAAAATTCAGTCAGAACAACAGCTCTTGTGTCACCTCTCAGATGTGATAATGGAGATTCAGAAGACACGCTCAGTGGGCAGAATTGTCTGCTGAAGCTGTGTGAATCTGTCATTGTGTCAGAAACGTTCACTGCTTCCAGTTCCTTGGCGAACCTGGTTATGGACACAAATTTTTCTGCGGGTAACATCAGTCAAACCGTGCTAGCAGCGATGGTGCCGTCTCAGAAAACTGAAACTTTGGTACAGCTCAGTGAACATACCCACCATTTAAAACGTTCTCACACTGTCAAACCCCTGTTGAGTACAGAGAGCGATGCATGTGGGTTAACTACACATTTTAAAGAACCAAGGACAATGGTACCAGCTCAAAGGCTCGAGGCTGACGGCCCATCAGGACAATTCACTACTGTCACTCCAGGTCAGGACCAGGCTACAAACAGAGACACTGATGAGAGAATCACTAGTAAAAAGACTTCTCAAACTGATGTCAGCCTTCTAACAAAGGACATCCACG AATTTCTTGATGACTGCTACAGAATATATGGAAGTTTCATCCCATTACAAAAGAGAGACGTGTTGAGACATCTGGAGAGCAAGTTTAACACAGATTTCAGCGACAG AAAAAAGGTCATCTTCTCAGAAGTTACCAAATACCGAACTGTGGTGGTTCAGAAGCCTGTTCCCTCCTTCCAGGTGGTCTacaagaaacacacactgacactggATGACTTGTCCACACTGGCAGATCAGAACTGGCTCAACGACCAG GTCATGAACATGTATGGAGAATTAATTATGGAGTCTGCCCACCACAAG GTCCATTTTCTCAACAGCTTCTTCCACAAACAGCTCATGACCAGAGGATATGATGGTGTTAAGAGATGGACGAAGCAG GTGGATTTGTTTTCTAAGAGTTTACTTTTGGTGCCCATCCACCTGGAGGTTCACTGGTGTTTGGTGACAGCTGACATAGTCAAGAAGAAGATCTGCCTTTACGACTCTCAAGGGAACGCACTCCAGAAGGTTGCAAGG AACATCCTGAAATACTTGATGACGGAAGCAAAAGAGAAGAAGCAAACAGATTTTTTAAGTGGATGGGTCGTGTCATTCAATGAG ATAATCCCACAACAGACCAATGAAAATGACTGTGGAGTTTTTGTCTTGGAG TATTCTAGATGCCTTGCTCTGTCAAATCCTCTGCAATTTTCACAGAAGGACATACCAAAGATACGCAAGAGGATCTACAAAGAGCTCTGTGACTGTAAGCTCCATGATCAGTGCTGA
- the LOC119499292 gene encoding sentrin-specific protease 5-like isoform X2, whose amino-acid sequence MLSCDPPSFTLISLSQMHRTQSHKAKCLKRKKRFLSSVKGVSHLSRRAKRRLCCKIQLWMWRKRREKCRFGLFRVKKRACGISSSPCLSLETQSQNNKVPTYHTSHLENSVRTTALVSPLRCDNGDSEDTLSGQNCLLKLCESVIVSETFTASSSLANLVMDTNFSAGNISQTVLAAMVPSQKTETLVQLSEHTHHLKRSHTVKPLLSTESDACGLTTHFKEPRTMVPAQRLEADGPSGQFTTVTPGQDQATNRDTDERITSKKTSQTDVSLLTKDIHEFLDDCYRIYGSFIPLQKRDVLRHLESKFNTDFSDRKKVIFSEVTKYRTVVVQKPVPSFQVVYKKHTLTLDDLSTLADQNWLNDQVMNMYGELIMESAHHKVHFLNSFFHKQLMTRGYDGVKRWTKQVDLFSKSLLLVPIHLEVHWCLVTADIVKKKICLYDSQGNALQKVARNILKYLMTEAKEKKQTDFLSGWVVSFNEIIPQQTNENDCGVFVLEYSRCLALSNPLQFSQKDIPKIRKRIYKELCDCPH is encoded by the exons ATGCTCTCATGTGACCCTCCATCGTTCACTCTGATCAGTCTCTCCCAGATGCACCGAACGCAGAGCCACAAAGCAAAATGCCTCAAGAGAAAAAAGCGATTCCTGTCTTCAGTCAAGGGAGTTTCTCATCTCTCCAGGCGTGCCAAGAGACGCTTGTGTTGTAAAATACAGCTTTGGATGTGGAGGAAACGGAGGGAGAAATGCCGTTTTGGGTTATTCAGAGTAAAGAAAAGAGcttgtgggatcagctccagcccctgCCTCAGCTTAGAGACACAATCACAGAACAATAAAGTCCCAACATACCACACATCACACCTAGAAAATTCAGTCAGAACAACAGCTCTTGTGTCACCTCTCAGATGTGATAATGGAGATTCAGAAGACACGCTCAGTGGGCAGAATTGTCTGCTGAAGCTGTGTGAATCTGTCATTGTGTCAGAAACGTTCACTGCTTCCAGTTCCTTGGCGAACCTGGTTATGGACACAAATTTTTCTGCGGGTAACATCAGTCAAACCGTGCTAGCAGCGATGGTGCCGTCTCAGAAAACTGAAACTTTGGTACAGCTCAGTGAACATACCCACCATTTAAAACGTTCTCACACTGTCAAACCCCTGTTGAGTACAGAGAGCGATGCATGTGGGTTAACTACACATTTTAAAGAACCAAGGACAATGGTACCAGCTCAAAGGCTCGAGGCTGACGGCCCATCAGGACAATTCACTACTGTCACTCCAGGTCAGGACCAGGCTACAAACAGAGACACTGATGAGAGAATCACTAGTAAAAAGACTTCTCAAACTGATGTCAGCCTTCTAACAAAGGACATCCACG AATTTCTTGATGACTGCTACAGAATATATGGAAGTTTCATCCCATTACAAAAGAGAGACGTGTTGAGACATCTGGAGAGCAAGTTTAACACAGATTTCAGCGACAG AAAAAAGGTCATCTTCTCAGAAGTTACCAAATACCGAACTGTGGTGGTTCAGAAGCCTGTTCCCTCCTTCCAGGTGGTCTacaagaaacacacactgacactggATGACTTGTCCACACTGGCAGATCAGAACTGGCTCAACGACCAG GTCATGAACATGTATGGAGAATTAATTATGGAGTCTGCCCACCACAAG GTCCATTTTCTCAACAGCTTCTTCCACAAACAGCTCATGACCAGAGGATATGATGGTGTTAAGAGATGGACGAAGCAG GTGGATTTGTTTTCTAAGAGTTTACTTTTGGTGCCCATCCACCTGGAGGTTCACTGGTGTTTGGTGACAGCTGACATAGTCAAGAAGAAGATCTGCCTTTACGACTCTCAAGGGAACGCACTCCAGAAGGTTGCAAGG AACATCCTGAAATACTTGATGACGGAAGCAAAAGAGAAGAAGCAAACAGATTTTTTAAGTGGATGGGTCGTGTCATTCAATGAG ATAATCCCACAACAGACCAATGAAAATGACTGTGGAGTTTTTGTCTTGGAG TATTCTAGATGCCTTGCTCTGTCAAATCCTCTGCAATTTTCACAGAAGGACATACCAAAGATACGCAAGAGGATCTACAAAGAGCTCTGTGACT GCCCTCATTAG